The Desulfatiglans sp. genome segment AAAACCATGAGGTATCAGGCATGCCTCAATATCGGCAGGATTTTTCTCTTGACAGGGATATCCCAGGATGGCCATATTATCCGCATGTCGCTTGATTCGGATAAAATAATTCCGGGATAGGAGATAGAGGAGATATGCAAAAAGAAAATGCCACAAAGAAATACTATACAGGATGTGCTTTGTGTTACCACAGTTGCGGGGTTGAGGTAACAGTAGAGGATGGAAGGGTTGTTAAGGTTGAGGGGCAGAAGTCACACCCGGTTAACAAAGGTATGCTCTGCCCAAAGGGTGAGGTAATGATTGAGCACCTCTATCACCCTGACAGGCTGAAGTACCCCATGAAAAAGGTAAATGGTGAATTTAAAAGGATATCATGGGAACAGGCAATAGCGGAGATAGGCGAGAAACTCAACCGGCTAAAAGAGGAATATGGCCCTGCTGCCCTTGCATTTTTCTGCGGCTCCATTGGTGTTGAGAACCTTGAGATGGTATCTCTCTCCCACAGGTTCAAAGGGGCATTCGGCTCCCCGAATTTCTTCTCTGTTGAAAGCATCTGTTACAGGATGAGGATCAGGGCAAGGCAGATCACCTTCGGGAAGTACCCTGTTGAGGAGATGGATTCTAAACTCTATCTTTTATGGGGGCATAACCCGGACGCATCGGATTTTCCGCTTGCAATGGCCATTGATGAAAACATGAAAAAGGGGGCAAAGGTGATTGTTATTGACCCGAGGCGTATCCCCCTGGCTGACAGCGCGGAGATGTATCTACCCATAAGGCCCGGCACAGACGGCGCACTTGCCCTTGCAATGATGCATGTGATCATTAATGAAAACCTCTATGACAAAGAGTTTGTTGATAAGTGGACAATAGGCTTTGATAAACTGGTGCCCCATGTGCAGCAGTATACACCTGAATGGGCAGAGAAGATTACATATATAAAGGCAGATGATATAAGGACTCTTGCCCGCAGGTTTGCCACCACAAAGGGTGCTGCCATATTCCATGGGACCTGCACCCAGGACCAGTGCGCAAACGGCACGCAGAATGACAGGGCGCTATCCATACTCCAGGTGCTTACAGGCAATATCAATGTCCCTGGCGGATGGGTGATAAGCCCGCGGCTTAAGCTCAAGGATGTAAGCCTCCCATTTAAGGGTAAACCCCTTGGCGCTGATGAATATCCGCTTTTCTATGAACTGTGGGGGAGGACAAGCCCCTATGCGGTAATGAATATGGTACCTGAAAGTGTACCTGACAAGATCCGTGCCTTTTTTGTTGCAGGAGGTAACCCGCTTGTTACCATGCCTGACACCAACGCACTCACAGCGGCGTTCAAAAGGCTTGACCTTCTGGTAGTGTATGACCAGTTCATGACCGAGACAGCAGCCCTTGCCCACTATGTGCTGCCTGCCAGCAATCAGCTTGAGTTCTGTGGCCTTGCCTATAATTACAATGTGTGCCACTGTGTCCCGTACCTTATGTTAAGGCCACCTGTTATAAAACCATATTATGAATGCCGCTCCATACGTGAGGTCTATACAGACCTTGCAAAGGTTTGCGGATTTGCAGACAAGTTCCAATGGAAAGAGGATTACGAGGTGGTTAAAGAGGAGCTTGCGCCCTGCGCCCTGAGCTTTGATTTTCTGCGCGATAATCCTGAAGGGGCCATTTATCAGGAAAAGGAATACACCCTGCGTGATGGGTCATTTGCAACACCTTCAGGCAAGATAGAGATCTACAGCCAGGCCTTTAAGGATGCAGGGTGGGAGCCTCTGCCAGTGTACCGCGAACCTGACAAAAGCCCGCAGGGCCTTTTATGGGCAGAGCTTGGCGAAAAATATCCCCTTATCCTTTCAACCGGGACAAGGGATTTCTATTACAACGGGAGCATGCTGCATAACATGGAACATCTAAAGCAACGATCTCCCCACCCGAAAGCGGAGCTTGGCCCTGAAACCGCAATAAAATATGGGGTTAAGGATGGTGACGATGTTATTGTTGAAACCGACAGGGGCTATGTAAGGATGAAGGCGGGTGTGAGTGACAGGGTCATGGAGGGCGTGGTGCTTGTGCCCCACGGTTGGCCCGGAGAGGGCAACTGCAATCGCCTGACCGACTGCAACTGCAGGGAACCCATAATGGGTTACCCGCAGTGGAAAGGGCTCCTGTGCAGTATCAGGAGGGCGTAACTATCTGCTTATACCTCTAACGGGTGGGTGAACCAAGTCTGTATTTCCTGCTGTTAACTCTCACTCACCCTTTGACCTTACTATATATACAACACACTTAAACCATAATAGCTCAAATATGGTGCATGATTATTGCATTACAGAATATGAAACGTTCATAATCGTTTAGATATTTGTAACCGGTTGAATTAAAAGATTATTTATTTTTGTTTAAATAATGCAGCCATAAAAATGTGTATAAAAAGAATACATTACTGGCCAGTAATCTGTACAGTTAACCCGACTTTCGCTATTCGATTAGTGTTTTAGTAGAAAAGATGATTTTTCGGGGTATAAGTAACTGTAATTATTAGAGAGGGGTGTGAAAACCCGTTGTAGTGAAGACCTACCCCCTTGAATTTGGG includes the following:
- a CDS encoding molybdopterin-dependent oxidoreductase, with product MQKENATKKYYTGCALCYHSCGVEVTVEDGRVVKVEGQKSHPVNKGMLCPKGEVMIEHLYHPDRLKYPMKKVNGEFKRISWEQAIAEIGEKLNRLKEEYGPAALAFFCGSIGVENLEMVSLSHRFKGAFGSPNFFSVESICYRMRIRARQITFGKYPVEEMDSKLYLLWGHNPDASDFPLAMAIDENMKKGAKVIVIDPRRIPLADSAEMYLPIRPGTDGALALAMMHVIINENLYDKEFVDKWTIGFDKLVPHVQQYTPEWAEKITYIKADDIRTLARRFATTKGAAIFHGTCTQDQCANGTQNDRALSILQVLTGNINVPGGWVISPRLKLKDVSLPFKGKPLGADEYPLFYELWGRTSPYAVMNMVPESVPDKIRAFFVAGGNPLVTMPDTNALTAAFKRLDLLVVYDQFMTETAALAHYVLPASNQLEFCGLAYNYNVCHCVPYLMLRPPVIKPYYECRSIREVYTDLAKVCGFADKFQWKEDYEVVKEELAPCALSFDFLRDNPEGAIYQEKEYTLRDGSFATPSGKIEIYSQAFKDAGWEPLPVYREPDKSPQGLLWAELGEKYPLILSTGTRDFYYNGSMLHNMEHLKQRSPHPKAELGPETAIKYGVKDGDDVIVETDRGYVRMKAGVSDRVMEGVVLVPHGWPGEGNCNRLTDCNCREPIMGYPQWKGLLCSIRRA